In Serratia marcescens subsp. marcescens ATCC 13880, a single genomic region encodes these proteins:
- a CDS encoding LysR family transcriptional regulator yields MRNRLPLNALRAFESSARHLNFTRAGLELRVTQAAVSQQVRMLEEQLGIQLFRRLPRGLDLTEEGQALLPVLSDAFDRIEAVLQQFEGGHFHEVLTVAVVGTFAVGWLMPRLAAFRAAHPFIDLRVLTHNNLVNLSADGMDFAIRFGEGLWPATCNIKLFDAPLTVLCPPAVAARLRTPQDLQHEQLMRTYRKDEWERWFTAAQVTPWRINGPVFDSSRLMVEGAIQCDGVALAPVSMFRRELAAGALQRPFAAEAALGAYWLTHLKSRDLTPAMKTFIGWIRREAEEEQRRD; encoded by the coding sequence ATGCGCAACCGACTTCCCCTCAACGCCCTGCGGGCGTTCGAATCCTCCGCCCGCCACCTGAACTTCACCCGCGCCGGCCTGGAGCTGCGCGTCACCCAGGCCGCCGTCAGCCAGCAGGTGCGCATGCTGGAAGAACAGCTGGGCATTCAGCTGTTCCGCCGCCTGCCGCGCGGGTTGGATCTGACCGAAGAGGGCCAGGCGCTGCTGCCGGTGTTGAGCGACGCTTTCGACCGCATCGAGGCGGTGCTGCAGCAGTTCGAAGGCGGGCATTTCCACGAGGTGCTGACGGTGGCGGTGGTCGGCACCTTCGCCGTCGGCTGGCTGATGCCGCGGCTGGCGGCGTTCCGCGCGGCGCATCCGTTCATCGATCTGCGGGTGCTGACCCACAACAACCTGGTCAATCTGTCGGCCGACGGCATGGATTTCGCCATCCGTTTCGGCGAAGGTCTCTGGCCCGCCACCTGCAATATCAAGCTGTTCGACGCGCCGCTGACGGTGCTCTGCCCGCCGGCGGTCGCCGCGCGCTTGCGCACGCCGCAGGATCTGCAGCACGAGCAGCTGATGCGCACTTACCGCAAGGATGAATGGGAGCGCTGGTTCACGGCTGCGCAGGTGACGCCGTGGCGGATCAACGGACCGGTGTTCGACTCATCCCGGCTGATGGTGGAAGGCGCGATCCAGTGCGACGGCGTGGCGCTGGCGCCGGTCAGCATGTTCCGCCGCGAACTGGCCGCCGGTGCGCTGCAGCGGCCATTCGCCGCCGAGGCCGCGCTCGGTGCCTACTGGCTGACCCATTTGAAATCGCGGGATCTGACGCCGGCGATGAAAACCTTTATCGGCTGGATCCGCCGGGAGGCGGAAGAGGAACAGCGGCGGGACTAG
- the blaSRT gene encoding SRT/SST family class C beta-lactamase, with translation MTKMNRLAAALIAALILPTAHAAQQQDIDAVIQPLMKKYGVPGMAIAVSVDGKQQIYPYGVASKQTGKPITEQTLFEVGSLSKTFTATLAVYAQQQGKLSFNDPASRYLPELRGSAFDGVSLLNLATHTSGLPLFVPDDVTDNAQLMAYYRAWQPKHPAGSYRVYSNLGIGMLGMIAAKSLDQPFTQAMEQGMLPALGMRHTYVQVPAAQMANYAQGYNKDDKPVRVNPGPLDAESYGIKSNARDLIRYLDANLQQVKVAQPWREALTATHVGYYKAGAFTQDLMWENYPYPVKLSRLIEGNNAGMIMNGTPATAITPPQPELRAGWYNKTGSTGGFSTYAVFIPAKNIAVVMLANKWFPNDDRVEAAYRIVQALDKR, from the coding sequence ATGACGAAAATGAACCGCCTGGCGGCCGCACTGATCGCCGCACTGATCTTGCCGACCGCGCACGCCGCGCAGCAGCAGGATATCGACGCCGTTATTCAGCCGCTGATGAAAAAATATGGCGTGCCGGGCATGGCGATCGCCGTGTCGGTCGACGGCAAACAGCAGATTTACCCGTATGGCGTCGCCTCGAAGCAGACCGGCAAACCGATCACCGAGCAGACGCTGTTCGAAGTGGGCTCGCTGAGCAAAACCTTCACCGCGACGCTGGCGGTCTATGCGCAGCAGCAGGGCAAGCTGTCGTTCAACGATCCGGCCAGCCGCTACCTGCCCGAGCTGCGCGGCAGCGCCTTCGACGGCGTCAGCCTGCTGAATCTGGCGACGCATACCTCCGGCCTGCCGCTGTTCGTGCCGGACGACGTGACCGACAACGCCCAACTGATGGCCTACTACCGGGCCTGGCAGCCGAAACATCCGGCGGGCAGCTACCGCGTCTATTCCAACCTCGGCATCGGCATGCTGGGCATGATCGCCGCCAAGAGCCTCGACCAGCCGTTTACCCAGGCGATGGAGCAGGGGATGCTGCCGGCGTTGGGCATGCGCCACACCTACGTTCAGGTGCCGGCGGCGCAGATGGCCAACTATGCGCAGGGCTACAACAAGGACGATAAGCCGGTGCGGGTCAATCCCGGCCCGCTGGACGCCGAGTCTTACGGCATCAAGTCCAACGCTCGCGATCTGATTCGCTATCTGGACGCCAACCTGCAGCAGGTGAAGGTCGCGCAGCCGTGGCGCGAGGCGCTGACCGCGACGCACGTCGGTTATTACAAGGCGGGCGCGTTCACGCAGGATCTGATGTGGGAGAACTACCCGTACCCGGTGAAATTGTCTCGTTTGATCGAGGGCAACAACGCCGGGATGATCATGAACGGCACGCCGGCTACCGCCATCACGCCGCCGCAGCCGGAATTGCGCGCCGGCTGGTATAACAAAACCGGCTCTACCGGCGGTTTCTCCACCTACGCGGTGTTTATCCCGGCGAAGAATATCGCCGTGGTGATGCTGGCCAACAAATGGTTCCCGAACGACGATCGGGTCGAGGCGGCTTACCGCATCGTGCAAGCGTTGGATAAGCGCTGA
- a CDS encoding LysR family transcriptional regulator produces the protein MSSLLQLLPYFEAVARLGNFTRAASQLGVTPPAVSQNIQALENQLGVRLFHRTSRSVRLSDEGRLFYQKVSPAMSQIDVAADDVRALGAQPAGLLRITLPQLAASLLVMPHLAEFQRRYPEVQLELFTEDRFSDLVLGSFDAGIRMHAMLQKDMIAVPIDNGQRRVLVASPDYLARCGAPATPDDLLAHHCLRYRFPGSGKLEPWYFSRHGDERALDVSGSLIFNEDRLIKDAALAGLGIAQRFQGTVLQELAQGDLVEVLPEYASEASGFFIYFPAGRHLPLKLRAFIDFMRERRDRQHR, from the coding sequence ATGAGTTCACTCCTGCAACTGCTGCCCTATTTCGAAGCCGTGGCACGGCTGGGCAACTTTACCCGCGCGGCCAGCCAACTGGGCGTCACGCCGCCGGCGGTGTCGCAAAACATTCAGGCGCTGGAGAATCAGCTCGGAGTGAGGTTATTCCACCGCACCAGCCGCTCGGTGCGCCTCAGCGACGAGGGCCGGTTGTTCTATCAGAAGGTGTCGCCGGCCATGAGCCAGATCGACGTGGCGGCGGACGACGTGCGCGCCCTGGGCGCGCAGCCGGCGGGCCTGCTGCGCATTACGCTGCCGCAGTTGGCCGCTTCGCTGCTGGTGATGCCGCACCTGGCGGAATTTCAGCGACGCTATCCCGAAGTGCAGCTTGAGCTGTTTACCGAAGATCGCTTTTCCGATCTGGTGCTGGGCAGTTTCGATGCCGGCATTCGCATGCACGCCATGTTGCAAAAGGACATGATCGCCGTGCCAATCGACAACGGCCAGCGCCGGGTGCTGGTCGCCTCGCCCGACTATCTGGCGCGTTGCGGCGCGCCGGCCACGCCGGACGATCTGCTTGCGCACCATTGCCTGCGCTACCGTTTTCCCGGCAGCGGCAAATTGGAACCCTGGTATTTCAGCCGGCACGGCGATGAGCGGGCGCTGGACGTCAGCGGCAGTTTGATCTTTAACGAAGATCGGCTGATCAAGGATGCGGCGTTGGCGGGGCTGGGTATCGCACAGCGTTTTCAGGGCACGGTGTTGCAGGAGCTGGCGCAGGGCGATCTGGTGGAAGTGCTGCCGGAGTATGCCAGCGAGGCATCGGGATTTTTCATCTACTTTCCCGCCGGCAGGCATCTGCCGCTCAAGCTGCGCGCCTTTATCGACTTCATGCGCGAGCGGCGAGATCGACAGCACCGGTAA
- a CDS encoding serine hydrolase domain-containing protein codes for MSATQQALTERIAAIDQQAMAEGRIVGSVVLVARRGEICYAGAAGYADREARRPMRRETQFRLSSVSKPYTTLAALRLIERGKLSLDDAVSDWLPWFTPALADGRRPTIKIRHLLSHTAGLDYRLNQPPAGVYHQLGIQDGVELSTLTLEQNLRLLAQAPLLSEPGERFNYSLAIDVLGAVLERVTGMSLPQLFVEWVTQPLGLGNTAFHATDAVNLATPYYNTPQGPRRMPEGVRIALPEGMAGGEVTFSPARALNAEAYPSGGAGMVGDADDVLKLVEALRSGGQGILQPDTVALLRSPHVGAQAQTQGPGWGFGFGGALLVDAEAAQTPQHAGTLTWGGVYGHSWFFDPQAQLSVVILTNTAFEGMCGRYPQQIRDAVYTA; via the coding sequence ATGTCGGCAACACAACAGGCGTTAACAGAACGGATCGCGGCGATCGATCAACAGGCGATGGCCGAAGGGCGCATCGTGGGCAGCGTGGTGCTGGTGGCGCGGCGGGGCGAGATTTGTTACGCCGGGGCGGCCGGCTATGCCGACCGCGAAGCGCGCCGGCCGATGCGGCGGGAAACGCAGTTTCGGCTGTCGTCGGTCTCCAAACCCTATACCACGCTGGCGGCGCTGCGCCTGATTGAGCGGGGCAAACTGAGCCTGGACGATGCGGTCAGCGATTGGCTGCCGTGGTTTACCCCGGCGCTGGCGGATGGCCGCCGCCCGACGATCAAGATCCGCCATTTGCTGAGCCATACCGCCGGTCTGGACTATCGGCTGAACCAACCGCCGGCGGGCGTTTACCATCAGTTGGGGATCCAGGACGGCGTGGAGCTGTCGACGCTGACGCTGGAGCAAAACCTGCGGCTGTTGGCGCAGGCGCCGTTGCTGTCGGAACCGGGAGAGCGCTTCAATTATTCACTGGCGATCGACGTGCTTGGCGCGGTGCTGGAGCGGGTGACGGGCATGTCGCTGCCGCAGCTGTTTGTCGAATGGGTGACGCAGCCGCTGGGGCTTGGCAACACCGCATTCCATGCGACGGACGCCGTGAACTTGGCGACGCCGTATTACAATACGCCGCAGGGGCCGCGGCGCATGCCGGAAGGCGTGCGGATCGCCTTGCCGGAAGGCATGGCGGGGGGAGAAGTGACGTTCTCGCCGGCGCGCGCGCTTAACGCGGAGGCTTATCCTTCCGGCGGCGCGGGCATGGTCGGCGATGCCGACGACGTGCTGAAGCTGGTGGAAGCGTTGCGCAGCGGCGGGCAGGGCATCTTGCAACCGGACACGGTGGCGTTGCTGCGCAGTCCGCATGTGGGGGCGCAGGCGCAAACGCAAGGGCCGGGCTGGGGATTTGGTTTCGGCGGGGCGCTGCTGGTGGACGCAGAAGCGGCGCAAACGCCGCAGCATGCCGGTACCCTGACCTGGGGCGGCGTTTATGGCCACAGCTGGTTCTTTGATCCACAGGCGCAGCTGAGCGTGGTGATACTGACCAACACCGCATTTGAGGGCATGTGCGGCCGCTACCCGCAGCAGATCCGCGATGCGGTTTATACGGCGTAA
- a CDS encoding YdgA family protein, translated as MKKSLVAVSVIVVLGAAWTGASWYTGKQIEQHMGEVVDNANGQLKAYLPKAGVKLSYENYQRGLFSSKVRYVLRSDGTDTSENAALKAGEEVAFLETIDHGPFPFAQLKKFNLLPSMASVHTELENTPAVKGLFETTKGKSLFTADSRISYSGDTASTIDFIPLDYQKDKSSLKFSGATIDADVSRDLKKFALDANSDTIVFASPNEFGQNEQITFQGFNLKGNSNESKFGVKLGDQTMTLKQFKLTIDGKDTVALDGFNLVSKFGEQGSSNIGGQIDYTMDALKVQGNDFGAGKLTLKIDNVDGKALKDFSDSYNRQTMALLQQGENLDPDVYEQQTSEMLQKNLPMLLKGNPSLSIAPLSWKNSKGESIFTLDLAMTDPSKAASPAQSPDQLIAQAVKKLDLSLTIPEAMATEVTAKTALLQGYNAEDAQKLAQQQVQGLAAMGQMFKLTTQKDGVIASQFHYADNQVDLNGNKMSLQEFIGQFAMLGAPAEDAEPAQEAEPAPAPAQ; from the coding sequence ATGAAAAAATCGTTAGTCGCTGTCAGCGTCATTGTCGTTCTTGGCGCAGCATGGACCGGGGCATCCTGGTACACCGGGAAACAGATCGAGCAGCACATGGGCGAAGTCGTCGACAACGCCAATGGCCAATTGAAAGCCTACCTGCCGAAAGCCGGCGTCAAGCTGAGCTATGAAAATTACCAGCGCGGCCTGTTCAGCAGCAAAGTGCGTTATGTGCTGCGTTCCGACGGCACGGATACCAGCGAAAACGCGGCGCTGAAAGCCGGTGAAGAAGTGGCGTTCCTGGAAACCATCGATCACGGTCCGTTCCCGTTCGCGCAGCTGAAAAAATTCAACCTGCTGCCGAGCATGGCGTCGGTGCATACCGAGCTGGAAAACACCCCGGCGGTGAAAGGCCTGTTTGAAACCACCAAAGGCAAATCGCTGTTTACCGCCGATTCGCGCATCTCGTACAGCGGCGATACCGCGTCCACCATCGACTTTATCCCACTGGACTACCAGAAGGATAAATCTTCGCTGAAATTCAGCGGCGCCACCATTGACGCCGACGTATCCCGCGATCTGAAAAAATTCGCGCTGGACGCCAATAGCGACACTATCGTGTTCGCCAGCCCGAATGAATTCGGCCAAAACGAGCAGATCACCTTCCAGGGCTTCAACCTGAAAGGCAACAGCAACGAAAGCAAGTTCGGCGTGAAGCTCGGCGATCAGACGATGACGCTGAAACAGTTCAAACTGACGATCGACGGTAAAGACACCGTGGCGTTGGACGGTTTCAATCTGGTGAGCAAGTTCGGCGAGCAAGGCAGCAGCAACATCGGCGGCCAGATCGACTACACCATGGACGCGCTCAAGGTGCAGGGCAACGACTTCGGCGCCGGTAAACTGACGCTGAAAATCGACAACGTCGACGGCAAGGCGCTGAAAGACTTCTCCGACAGCTACAACCGCCAAACCATGGCGCTGCTGCAGCAGGGTGAGAACCTGGATCCGGACGTCTACGAACAGCAGACCTCCGAGATGCTGCAAAAGAACCTGCCGATGCTGCTGAAAGGCAATCCAAGCCTCAGCATCGCCCCGCTGAGCTGGAAAAACAGCAAGGGTGAGAGCATCTTCACGCTGGATCTGGCGATGACCGATCCGAGCAAGGCCGCCTCTCCGGCACAATCGCCGGATCAGCTGATCGCTCAGGCGGTTAAAAAGCTGGATCTCAGCCTGACCATTCCGGAAGCGATGGCCACCGAAGTGACCGCGAAGACCGCCTTGTTGCAGGGCTATAATGCGGAAGACGCGCAGAAACTGGCGCAGCAGCAAGTGCAGGGCCTGGCGGCCATGGGCCAGATGTTCAAACTGACCACCCAGAAAGACGGCGTGATCGCGAGCCAGTTCCATTACGCTGACAATCAGGTTGACCTGAACGGCAACAAAATGTCGCTGCAGGAGTTCATCGGCCAGTTCGCCATGCTGGGCGCCCCGGCGGAAGACGCTGAACCGGCGCAGGAAGCGGAACCCGCTCCGGCACCGGCGCAGTAA
- the manA gene encoding mannose-6-phosphate isomerase, with product MQKMTNAVQNYAWGSHDALTRLYGIANPDNQPMAELWMGAHPKSPSRVPGADGELRSLRDLIDEDQPKQLGANVASRFGELPFLFKVLCADQPLSIQVHPSKAAAEVGFAKENAAGIPLSAAERNYKDPNHKPELVFALTPFLAMNGFRELADIVSLLQPIAGAHHDIAAFLQQPDTAHLATLFASLLTMSGEQKSLALGVLKAALNNQQGESWDTVRFIASFYPDDSGLFSPLLLNVVQLAPGEAMFLYAETPHAYLKGVALEVMANSDNVLRAGLTPKFIDVPELLANLQFRPQPASGLLTQPEQRGNELFFPIPVEDFAFSLHDLTAAPQALAQRSAAIVFCVVGEATLEKSGQRLTLKPGESCFIGAFESPVNVSGSGRIARVYNQLA from the coding sequence ATGCAAAAAATGACCAACGCGGTACAGAATTACGCCTGGGGCAGCCACGATGCGCTGACCCGTCTTTACGGCATCGCCAACCCGGATAATCAGCCGATGGCCGAACTGTGGATGGGCGCCCATCCCAAGAGCCCTTCCCGCGTGCCGGGCGCCGACGGTGAACTGCGTTCGCTGCGCGATCTGATCGACGAAGACCAGCCAAAACAGCTGGGCGCCAACGTCGCCAGCCGTTTTGGCGAGTTGCCGTTCCTGTTTAAAGTGCTGTGCGCCGATCAGCCGCTGTCGATCCAGGTCCACCCGAGCAAAGCGGCGGCCGAGGTCGGCTTCGCGAAAGAGAACGCCGCAGGCATCCCGCTGAGCGCCGCCGAACGCAACTACAAAGATCCCAATCACAAGCCCGAGCTGGTGTTCGCCCTGACGCCGTTCCTGGCGATGAACGGTTTTCGTGAATTGGCCGATATCGTTTCCCTGCTGCAGCCGATCGCCGGCGCGCACCACGACATCGCCGCCTTCCTGCAGCAGCCGGACACCGCCCATCTCGCGACCCTGTTCGCCAGCCTGTTGACGATGAGCGGCGAACAAAAATCGCTGGCGCTCGGCGTGCTGAAAGCCGCGCTCAACAACCAGCAGGGGGAATCCTGGGATACCGTGCGCTTCATCGCCAGCTTCTATCCGGACGACAGCGGTCTGTTCTCACCGCTGCTGTTGAACGTGGTGCAGCTCGCGCCGGGCGAGGCGATGTTCCTGTATGCCGAAACGCCGCACGCCTACCTGAAAGGCGTGGCGCTGGAGGTGATGGCCAACTCGGATAACGTGCTGCGCGCGGGCCTGACGCCGAAATTCATCGACGTGCCCGAGCTGCTGGCCAACCTGCAGTTCCGCCCGCAACCGGCTTCCGGCCTGCTGACCCAACCGGAGCAACGCGGCAACGAGCTGTTCTTCCCGATCCCGGTGGAAGATTTCGCCTTCTCACTGCACGATTTGACCGCCGCGCCGCAGGCGCTGGCACAGCGAAGCGCCGCCATCGTGTTCTGCGTCGTCGGCGAAGCGACGCTGGAGAAATCCGGGCAACGCCTGACGCTCAAACCGGGCGAATCCTGCTTTATCGGGGCGTTCGAATCCCCGGTCAACGTCAGCGGCAGCGGCCGCATCGCCCGGGTTTATAACCAACTGGCCTAA
- the fumC gene encoding class II fumarate hydratase: protein MAGVRIEKDSMGPIEVPADKLWGAQTQRSLAHFRISSEKMPTALIHALALTKRAAAQVNVDLGLLPAERGAAIIKAADEVLADRHADQFPLSIWQTGSGTQTNMNMNEVLANRASELLGGVRGEERKVHPNDDVNKSQSSNDVFPTAMHVAAVIALREHLIPELKVLHKTLSDKAEAYRDIVKIGRTHLQDATPLTLGQEISGWAAMLAHNLKHIEDSIPHIAELALGGTAVGTGLNTHPEYAVRVAKALAELTHQPFVTAPNKFEALATCDALVQGHGALKGLAASLMKIANDVRWLASGPRCGIGEISIPENEPGSSIMPGKVNPTQCEAMTMLCAQVLGNDVAVNIGGASGNFELNVFRPMVIHNYLQSIRLLADGMQGFNEHCAVGIEPNRDRITQLLNESLMLVTALNTHIGYDKAAEIAKKAHKEGLTLKAAALKLGYLTEAQFDEWVRPEAMVGSMQK, encoded by the coding sequence ATGGCAGGCGTTCGTATCGAAAAAGACTCTATGGGCCCCATCGAAGTACCGGCCGACAAGCTGTGGGGCGCGCAAACCCAGCGTTCGTTGGCGCATTTCCGTATTTCCTCCGAAAAGATGCCGACCGCGCTGATCCACGCGCTGGCGTTGACCAAGCGCGCCGCCGCGCAGGTGAACGTGGATCTGGGGCTGCTGCCGGCCGAACGGGGCGCCGCTATCATCAAGGCCGCCGACGAAGTGCTGGCGGATCGCCATGCCGACCAGTTCCCGTTGTCAATCTGGCAAACCGGCTCCGGCACCCAGACCAACATGAACATGAACGAAGTGTTGGCCAACCGCGCCAGCGAGCTGCTGGGCGGCGTGCGCGGTGAAGAGCGCAAGGTACACCCGAACGACGACGTCAATAAAAGCCAGAGCTCCAACGACGTGTTTCCCACCGCGATGCACGTGGCGGCGGTGATTGCGCTGCGCGAGCACCTGATCCCCGAGCTGAAAGTGCTGCACAAGACGCTGAGCGACAAGGCCGAAGCCTACCGCGACATCGTCAAAATCGGCCGCACCCATCTGCAGGACGCCACGCCGCTGACCCTGGGGCAGGAGATATCCGGTTGGGCGGCGATGCTGGCGCACAATCTGAAACACATCGAGGACAGTATCCCGCACATTGCCGAGCTGGCGCTGGGCGGCACGGCGGTCGGCACCGGCCTGAACACCCATCCGGAGTACGCGGTGCGCGTCGCTAAAGCGCTGGCGGAATTGACCCATCAGCCGTTCGTCACCGCGCCGAACAAGTTCGAAGCGCTGGCGACCTGCGACGCGCTGGTGCAAGGGCATGGCGCGCTGAAAGGGCTGGCGGCTTCGCTGATGAAGATCGCCAACGACGTACGTTGGCTGGCATCCGGCCCGCGCTGCGGCATCGGTGAGATTTCGATCCCGGAGAACGAGCCGGGCAGTTCCATCATGCCGGGCAAGGTCAACCCGACCCAGTGCGAAGCGATGACCATGCTGTGCGCGCAGGTGCTGGGCAACGACGTGGCGGTGAACATCGGCGGCGCTTCCGGCAACTTCGAGCTGAACGTGTTCCGCCCGATGGTGATCCACAACTACCTGCAGTCGATTCGCCTGCTGGCCGACGGCATGCAGGGCTTTAACGAGCACTGCGCGGTGGGTATCGAACCGAACCGCGATCGCATCACCCAATTGCTGAATGAATCGCTGATGCTGGTGACGGCGCTCAACACCCACATCGGTTATGACAAAGCGGCGGAAATTGCCAAGAAAGCGCACAAGGAAGGGCTGACGCTGAAAGCCGCGGCGCTGAAGCTCGGCTACCTGACCGAAGCGCAGTTCGACGAGTGGGTGCGGCCGGAAGCGATGGTCGGCAGCATGCAGAAATAA
- a CDS encoding helix-turn-helix transcriptional regulator, with amino-acid sequence MSRAQRLLDLMQLLRSHRYPVAGHALAQTLGISMRTLYRDIATLQQQGAEIAGEAGVGYVLRPGFMLPPLMFSPAETEALVLGMRWVSRRGDSQLASAAGQALAKIAAVLPPALREELEANTLLIAPVQAPPVADEMRVLIRDTIRRERKLHIDYLDLAGQRSERLLWPFALGFFDQFQMLVAWCELRQAFRHFRLDRIQAATPLEQRYPRGRRRLLKEWRLSEGIAEQ; translated from the coding sequence ATGTCGCGCGCACAACGTTTACTCGATCTGATGCAGCTGCTGCGCAGCCACCGTTATCCGGTGGCGGGCCATGCGCTGGCGCAGACGCTGGGCATCAGCATGCGCACCCTGTACCGCGACATCGCCACGCTGCAGCAGCAGGGGGCGGAGATCGCCGGTGAGGCGGGCGTCGGCTATGTGCTGCGCCCCGGATTTATGCTGCCGCCGCTGATGTTCTCGCCGGCGGAGACAGAAGCGCTGGTGCTGGGGATGCGCTGGGTCAGCCGCCGCGGCGACAGCCAATTGGCGAGCGCGGCGGGCCAGGCGCTGGCCAAGATCGCCGCGGTGCTGCCGCCGGCGCTGCGGGAGGAGCTGGAGGCCAATACGCTGCTTATCGCGCCGGTTCAGGCGCCGCCGGTGGCGGATGAGATGCGGGTGCTGATCCGTGACACCATCCGCCGCGAGCGTAAACTGCATATCGACTACCTCGATCTGGCGGGACAGCGCAGCGAACGCCTGCTGTGGCCCTTTGCGCTGGGCTTTTTCGATCAGTTTCAGATGTTGGTCGCCTGGTGCGAGCTGCGTCAGGCCTTTCGCCATTTTCGCCTCGATCGCATCCAGGCCGCCACGCCGTTGGAACAGCGCTATCCGCGTGGCCGGCGGCGGCTGCTGAAAGAGTGGCGCCTCAGCGAGGGCATTGCGGAGCAATAG
- a CDS encoding VOC family protein, with protein sequence MTLPSMTLLYVDNPLNSAAFYQRLLGQAPVELSPGFALFVLSNGFKLGMWAKQGVKPAATLTGGGGELGFLCQDPQEVEARYNQWRELGLPIEQTPTEMEFGYTFVARDPDGHRLRVYALSE encoded by the coding sequence ATGACCCTTCCCAGCATGACCCTGCTTTACGTCGACAACCCGCTCAACAGCGCCGCCTTTTATCAACGTTTACTGGGACAGGCGCCGGTGGAACTTTCTCCCGGCTTCGCCCTGTTCGTACTCAGCAACGGCTTCAAGCTGGGGATGTGGGCCAAACAGGGGGTAAAACCCGCCGCCACGTTGACCGGCGGCGGCGGTGAGCTGGGCTTCTTGTGCCAGGATCCGCAAGAGGTCGAGGCGCGCTATAACCAGTGGCGCGAACTCGGGCTGCCTATCGAGCAAACGCCGACCGAGATGGAATTCGGTTACACCTTCGTGGCGCGGGATCCGGACGGCCATCGCCTGCGGGTGTATGCCCTCAGCGAGTAG
- the tus gene encoding DNA replication terminus site-binding protein, with amino-acid sequence MSRYDVIGRMNACFNELEQALGALQQQIAPLRLLAARVFSLPEVEKGQEHQAISHIAVEQHVGQAARDLALEHYQRLFIHHNRENVSSKAAVRLPGVICLAVEQPEYQTLQTQLALINRLKSELEQIITVDSGLAPEQRFEFVHTHLHGLITLSAYRTLTALTNPDSVRFGWANKHIIKNVKRDDILAQLEKSLKAGRAVPPHSREQWAALVSREIDDVSRLPQHATLKIKRPVKVQPIARVWYQQQQKQVQHPCPLPLIALCQVENGAAVPKIGELLNYDADAVKHRYKPDARPLRLLVPRLHLYADDATR; translated from the coding sequence ATGAGCAGATACGATGTGATTGGCCGAATGAACGCCTGCTTTAACGAGCTGGAGCAGGCGCTCGGCGCGTTGCAGCAGCAGATCGCCCCGCTGCGGTTGCTGGCGGCGCGGGTGTTCAGCCTGCCGGAGGTTGAAAAAGGCCAGGAACATCAGGCGATTTCGCATATCGCGGTCGAGCAGCATGTGGGGCAAGCGGCGCGCGATCTGGCGCTGGAACACTATCAACGGTTGTTCATCCACCATAACCGGGAGAATGTCAGCAGCAAGGCCGCCGTGCGCCTGCCCGGCGTCATCTGTCTGGCGGTGGAGCAACCGGAATATCAGACGTTGCAGACGCAGTTAGCGCTGATCAACCGCCTGAAGAGCGAACTGGAGCAGATTATCACCGTCGATTCCGGTCTGGCGCCGGAGCAGCGTTTCGAGTTCGTGCACACCCATCTGCACGGACTGATTACCCTCAGCGCCTACCGCACCCTCACCGCCCTGACCAATCCCGACTCCGTGCGTTTCGGCTGGGCCAACAAGCACATCATCAAAAACGTCAAGCGGGACGACATTCTGGCGCAGCTGGAGAAAAGCCTGAAAGCCGGCCGCGCGGTGCCGCCGCACAGCCGTGAACAGTGGGCCGCCCTGGTCAGCCGCGAAATAGACGATGTCAGCCGCCTGCCGCAGCATGCGACGCTGAAAATCAAGCGGCCGGTAAAAGTGCAGCCGATCGCCCGGGTGTGGTATCAGCAGCAGCAAAAACAGGTGCAACACCCCTGCCCGCTGCCGCTGATCGCCCTGTGTCAGGTTGAAAACGGCGCTGCGGTGCCGAAGATTGGCGAACTGCTCAACTACGACGCCGACGCGGTGAAACACCGTTACAAACCCGACGCCAGGCCGCTGCGGCTGCTGGTGCCGCGCTTGCACCTGTATGCCGACGACGCTACTCGCTGA